TTATGAATGCCGCATAGTCGATGTAATTCTTTTGAATCTGACTACAAATGTCTTTTGGATATTCCAAACTATGAGAAATCGATTGGCTCAAGATTCTCATGTCATGGTTTCCAAAGGTAATAAATGAGCTCTTTTTGAAAGACAAACCGGAATATTTTTTTAATTCCTCCATGGCTTTGTTAAATGTTACGCCTTTTTCCTCCAAGATATCATCGTTGATATTGGTTAATTCAGTTACATATTTTCCAACTTTATTTTTGGCTTTTACGTAAATTTTAAAAGGTGGTTTGCGGTTTTTAATTAAGCCTTTTTTATCTATTGTAACAGCGACCGCACCTATGGCAATCATCTCATGACTATATTGGGTTCCTTCAAAATCCAAAAATACGATTTTTTTGTGATGTTTTAGCAATTTTTCTATTTTTTTCATTTTTCTATAGTGATTTAGTTGCGTATTGATATATACTCTTTTTTCATTGAAAAAAGATTGAAATACCCTCTAATCTACTATATTATAAATGAAGAGGTTTACTAATGGCAATTAAACTTACTCTATGTTCTAAAGAAATTCTTGATACTGTCTTTACAGGAGCGGTCCATGGGTATAATTCTCTGGAAGTCGATTCCTTTCTAGACAATGTCATTCGGGACTATCAACTTATCGAATCAAATTTCTTGATTTCACAAAAAGACATTGAATCTATGCAAAATAAGATCAGTGGACTCGAAGAAAAAAACAAATTCTTAGAGATTGATAACAAGCGATATGAAGCCCGATTCGAAGGAATTAAGAACAACGATAAAAGTGTATCTGCTGATAATATAAACCTCGTGAAAAGGATTAGTGCCCTAGAGAAGTTCCTTTGGAAACAAGGCTTTAATCCAAATTCCGTCAAATAAATTTCGATCCGGA
This DNA window, taken from Candidatus Omnitrophota bacterium, encodes the following:
- a CDS encoding exonuclease domain-containing protein, translated to MKKIEKLLKHHKKIVFLDFEGTQYSHEMIAIGAVAVTIDKKGLIKNRKPPFKIYVKAKNKVGKYVTELTNINDDILEEKGVTFNKAMEELKKYSGLSFKKSSFITFGNHDMRILSQSISHSLEYPKDICSQIQKNYIDYAAFINEFLRDSNGNPFSLVHCCELFNIQLAGDAHDPAIDAINLANLYDAFLKNIPLVVEQYKKALPLYGHLPTPVNELLKKLNNNEAITLDSYDEEIRKYLA
- a CDS encoding DivIVA domain-containing protein; the protein is MAIKLTLCSKEILDTVFTGAVHGYNSLEVDSFLDNVIRDYQLIESNFLISQKDIESMQNKISGLEEKNKFLEIDNKRYEARFEGIKNNDKSVSADNINLVKRISALEKFLWKQGFNPNSVK